From Lonchura striata isolate bLonStr1 chromosome 3, bLonStr1.mat, whole genome shotgun sequence, one genomic window encodes:
- the LGALSL gene encoding galectin-related protein — MAGTVAERDALKIEDGHLNNSLGSPVQADVYFPRLIVPFCGHIKGGMRPGKKILVMGIVDLNPESFGISLTCGESEDPPADVAIELKAVFTERQFVRNSCVAGEWGEEQSSIPYFPFIPDQPFRVEILCEHPRFRIFVDGHQLFDFYHRIETLSAIDTIKINGDLQLTKLG, encoded by the exons ATGGCGGGGACCGTGGCGGAGCGGGACGCGCTG AAAATAGAGGACGGGCATTTAAACAACTCGCTGGGATCTCCGGTGCAGGCTGATGTGTACTTCCCTCGCCTG ATCGTCCCCTTCTGCGGGCACATCAAAGGAGGAATGAGGCCGGGAAAGAAGATCTTGGTCATGGGCATAGTGGACCTCAACCCCGAGAG CTTTGGCATCAGTCTGACTTGTGGGGAGTCAGAAGATCCTCCTGCGGATGTAGCCATAGAACTGAAAGCTGTGTTTACAGAGAGACAGTTTGTCAGAAACTCTTGTGTAGCCGGAGAATGGGGGGAAGAGCAGTCGTCTATTCCTTACTTTCCATTTATACCGGACCAGCCTTTTAGG GTTGAGATACTTTGCGAGCATCCCCGTTTTAGAATATTTGTGGACGGACATCAACTCTTTGATTTTTACCACCGTATTGAAACACTGTCAGCAATTGACACGATAAAGATAAATGGAGATCTTCAGCTTACAAAACTGGGCTGA